The Commensalibacter nepenthis genome has a window encoding:
- a CDS encoding CHAP domain-containing protein produces the protein MVFSTSYAHARSTHHSAKKATHHKSAGAHVQKVSVKSNHHSSKKTHFKTRKVSYRHKSYHHSGGHVIQCVAFARSASDVQLSGNAGNWWNNAAGVYERGNTPEPNSILSFRSTRKMPYGHVAVVTQIVDSRTIIIDQSHWAQRGISRNTPVIDVSPNNDWTAVRVATNGDKSTFGSIYPTHGFIYPNNGRSVETNNVSTQRKASPKRNIKTWSADAATSKGYAKTNTQVALSPNVSDDFFADAPDRSIR, from the coding sequence ATGGTGTTTTCAACATCTTATGCACATGCACGTTCAACTCACCACAGCGCAAAAAAAGCAACGCACCATAAAAGTGCGGGTGCACACGTGCAAAAAGTTTCTGTAAAAAGCAATCATCATTCCAGTAAAAAAACTCATTTCAAAACACGTAAAGTAAGCTATAGACACAAATCCTATCACCATAGTGGTGGTCATGTGATTCAATGTGTTGCTTTTGCGCGTTCTGCTTCTGATGTTCAACTATCAGGAAATGCTGGAAATTGGTGGAATAATGCTGCTGGTGTCTATGAACGTGGTAATACACCTGAGCCAAACAGTATTCTCAGCTTCCGTTCAACGCGCAAAATGCCTTATGGGCATGTTGCTGTTGTTACACAAATCGTTGATTCCAGAACAATTATTATCGACCAATCCCATTGGGCACAAAGAGGCATCAGCCGTAATACCCCAGTCATTGACGTATCCCCCAATAATGACTGGACGGCTGTTCGTGTCGCAACCAATGGTGATAAAAGCACTTTTGGCAGCATTTATCCAACCCATGGATTTATTTATCCCAATAATGGCAGAAGCGTAGAGACCAATAATGTCTCTACACAACGTAAAGCATCACCAAAACGGAATATCAAAACATGGTCTGCTGATGCCGCAACCAGCAAAGGTTACGCAAAAACAAATACACAGGTTGCTTTAAGCCCTAATGTATCTGATGATTTCTTTGCTGACGCACCAGATCGCTCAATTCGATAA
- a CDS encoding 23S rRNA (pseudouridine(1915)-N(3))-methyltransferase RlmH, producing the protein MFSIIAVGKMRHKAELELVDRYAKRIRPKLSVIEVNEAKGNPEEAKLKETNSLLNALPDRSVVVSLDEGGKNYSSLVFANKIQGWIEESRPISFLIGGAEGLHNIAIQRSDLILSLGSLTWPHMLVRILLAEQIYRAQSILQGHPYHRQGRP; encoded by the coding sequence ATGTTTTCGATTATTGCCGTTGGTAAAATGCGGCATAAAGCTGAATTAGAGCTCGTTGATCGATATGCCAAGCGGATTCGCCCTAAACTTTCTGTTATTGAGGTGAATGAAGCAAAAGGTAACCCAGAAGAAGCAAAATTAAAAGAAACAAATTCCTTGCTTAATGCGTTACCTGATCGCTCTGTTGTAGTAAGCCTTGATGAAGGAGGTAAAAATTACAGCAGTCTTGTATTTGCAAATAAAATTCAGGGATGGATTGAAGAATCTAGACCGATTTCTTTTTTGATCGGTGGGGCAGAGGGCTTGCATAATATAGCAATTCAACGCTCTGATTTAATTCTATCTTTGGGAAGTCTAACTTGGCCCCATATGTTGGTTCGCATTTTACTTGCTGAACAGATTTATAGGGCTCAATCTATTTTACAAGGGCACCCTTATCATCGACAAGGGCGACCTTAA
- the rsfS gene encoding ribosome silencing factor yields the protein MNEQISRKEIVQIGPEQVVKRVSVLDDARLNQVVALMVESLEEDKAENIVVIDLVGKASFADRMIIASGQVDRQILAMATHLDKMLFEQGIKKVTMEQSPDWVLLDAGDIIVHLFRGEAREYYNIEKIWNVEIVDAAKAPTEEPQD from the coding sequence ATGAACGAACAAATTTCACGCAAAGAGATCGTGCAAATAGGTCCAGAACAAGTCGTTAAACGGGTTTCAGTGTTGGATGATGCAAGATTAAATCAGGTCGTGGCATTGATGGTCGAATCTTTGGAAGAAGATAAAGCAGAAAATATTGTGGTGATTGATTTGGTTGGTAAAGCCTCTTTTGCGGATCGTATGATCATTGCAAGTGGGCAAGTCGATCGTCAGATTTTGGCGATGGCAACACATTTAGATAAGATGTTATTTGAACAAGGTATAAAAAAAGTGACTATGGAGCAAAGTCCTGATTGGGTTTTGTTGGATGCAGGTGATATTATTGTTCATTTATTCCGTGGCGAAGCACGCGAATATTACAATATTGAAAAGATCTGGAATGTAGAGATTGTGGATGCTGCTAAAGCACCAACAGAAGAGCCCCAAGATTAA
- a CDS encoding nicotinate-nucleotide adenylyltransferase, protein MISIPTWGDRRNIRVGIFGGSFNPIHEGHLQLANRALKFLQLDQVWLMVSPGNPLKIGTEMAPFEERYQLAKKRVCDRRLIPTDIECRLHTRYSCDTIHLLKQRFPCCKFVWLMGADGLAQMALWSHWQEILKIVPMAVFPRPSYIYSALNGQAAQWARKARLPSRYATILADFQPPAWVFVPAPENSISATALRQQRKQLLEQ, encoded by the coding sequence ATGATATCAATACCGACTTGGGGGGATCGTAGAAATATTCGAGTCGGAATATTTGGTGGTTCTTTTAATCCTATTCATGAAGGGCATTTGCAACTTGCGAATAGAGCATTAAAGTTCTTACAACTTGACCAAGTGTGGTTAATGGTATCTCCAGGGAATCCATTGAAAATTGGCACGGAAATGGCCCCATTTGAAGAAAGATATCAATTGGCTAAAAAGCGTGTCTGTGATCGACGTTTGATCCCGACGGATATTGAGTGCCGATTACATACACGATATAGCTGTGATACAATACATTTGTTAAAACAACGTTTTCCCTGTTGTAAATTTGTATGGTTGATGGGGGCTGATGGATTGGCACAAATGGCATTGTGGTCGCATTGGCAAGAAATATTAAAAATTGTGCCTATGGCGGTTTTCCCAAGACCATCTTATATATATAGTGCCTTGAATGGACAGGCAGCTCAATGGGCAAGGAAAGCGCGGCTACCATCTCGTTATGCGACGATATTGGCTGATTTTCAACCGCCAGCATGGGTTTTCGTTCCTGCACCAGAGAATAGTATTTCAGCAACGGCGTTGAGGCAGCAACGTAAACAGTTATTAGAACAGTAA
- a CDS encoding glutamate-5-semialdehyde dehydrogenase, whose protein sequence is MVSDSSDTNLTIKELAQKVRDAAYQLALTDIQQRNQALRSAAKALRAAEAEILAVNTDEVAQADVSAAFKDRMTLNHDRLRAMAKGLEDIAELPDPLGKELASWDRPNGLHFKRVSVPLGVVGMIYESRPNVGADAVGICIKSGNGIVLRGGSETHLTSMAIHKAMQQGMIDAGLNPDSIAMPPDSNRQHVMDMLHAVGMIDVIIPRGGYSLIKFVQQEARVPVLAHAAGLCHTYIHEKADFEKARKVLVNAKMRRTGICGATETLLIDQAIAKELLPILVSDLQSLGCRFVGNQAACQIATEIKPAADKDFATEWLDSVLSVAVIKDINAAIHHIVKYGSSHTEAILSEDKQAVRYFMDSVPSAVVMCNASTQFCDGGEFGFGAEIGIATGKLHARGPVGIEQLTSYRYEVYGNGQVRS, encoded by the coding sequence ATGGTCTCTGATAGTTCCGATACGAATTTAACGATTAAAGAACTTGCCCAAAAAGTTAGGGATGCTGCTTATCAATTGGCACTTACTGATATTCAGCAACGTAATCAAGCGCTGCGCAGTGCAGCGAAAGCATTACGTGCTGCTGAAGCAGAAATTTTGGCAGTAAACACCGATGAAGTGGCACAAGCAGATGTTTCTGCTGCATTTAAAGACCGTATGACGTTAAATCATGATCGTTTGAGAGCAATGGCCAAGGGATTAGAAGATATTGCTGAGCTGCCTGATCCTTTGGGAAAAGAGTTGGCAAGTTGGGATAGACCAAACGGATTGCATTTTAAACGTGTTTCTGTGCCTTTAGGGGTTGTGGGAATGATTTATGAAAGTCGTCCTAATGTTGGTGCAGATGCTGTTGGGATTTGTATTAAATCAGGCAACGGGATTGTTTTAAGGGGTGGCTCAGAAACGCATTTAACCTCTATGGCGATTCATAAAGCCATGCAGCAAGGAATGATCGATGCAGGATTAAATCCTGATTCAATTGCGATGCCTCCTGACAGTAATCGTCAACATGTCATGGATATGCTTCATGCGGTTGGAATGATTGATGTGATTATTCCAAGAGGCGGATATTCTTTGATTAAATTTGTGCAACAAGAAGCAAGAGTTCCTGTATTGGCACATGCTGCGGGTTTGTGTCATACTTATATTCATGAAAAAGCAGATTTTGAAAAAGCGCGTAAAGTATTGGTCAATGCCAAAATGCGTCGTACTGGGATTTGCGGAGCGACAGAAACACTCTTGATTGACCAAGCGATTGCAAAAGAATTATTGCCTATTTTAGTATCAGATTTACAATCACTTGGCTGTCGCTTTGTGGGGAACCAAGCAGCATGTCAGATTGCTACAGAAATTAAACCAGCTGCTGACAAAGATTTTGCAACAGAATGGTTGGATTCTGTTTTATCGGTTGCTGTTATCAAAGATATCAATGCGGCAATTCATCATATTGTGAAATATGGTAGCAGTCATACCGAAGCGATTCTTTCTGAAGATAAGCAAGCTGTTCGATATTTTATGGATTCTGTTCCTAGTGCTGTGGTGATGTGCAATGCGTCAACGCAGTTCTGTGATGGTGGAGAATTTGGTTTTGGTGCAGAAATTGGTATTGCAACAGGAAAGTTACATGCCAGAGGACCTGTTGGAATCGAACAATTAACCAGTTATCGGTATGAAGTTTATGGTAATGGTCAGGTGCGGTCTTAG
- the ychF gene encoding redox-regulated ATPase YchF: protein MGFNCGIVGLPNVGKSTLFNALTATAAAQSANYPFCTIEPNVGRVAVPDTRLNILSQITNSKQIIPTSLEFVDIAGLVKGASKGEGLGNQFLANIREVDAIIHVLRCFDNDDITHVEGSVDPIRDAEIIETELMIADLESLEKRTVALQKRVRGNDKEAQATLELVEPLIKALQDGKPVRDVIPAGEEKAIARLQLLTSKPVLYVCNVEEESAATGNSYSEKVLEMAKAQGGEAVIVSADIEAEVSQLGKEDQMEFLSGLGLENSGLDRVIAAGYHLLSLITYFTCGPKETRAWTIVKGTKAPQAAAVIHNDFERGFIACETVAYDDYVQFKGESGAKEAGKARVEGKEYIVKDGDVLLFRFNV, encoded by the coding sequence ATGGGGTTTAATTGTGGTATTGTTGGATTGCCAAATGTGGGTAAATCAACTTTGTTTAATGCGTTGACTGCAACAGCTGCTGCACAATCAGCAAATTATCCATTTTGTACAATTGAACCGAATGTGGGTCGCGTGGCGGTGCCAGATACACGATTGAATATTTTATCACAAATTACGAATTCTAAACAAATTATTCCAACAAGCTTAGAATTTGTTGATATTGCAGGGTTGGTCAAAGGCGCTTCCAAAGGGGAAGGTCTAGGGAATCAATTCCTTGCTAATATTCGTGAAGTGGATGCAATTATTCATGTGCTTCGTTGTTTTGATAATGATGATATTACGCATGTTGAGGGGTCTGTTGATCCTATTCGTGATGCGGAAATCATTGAAACAGAATTGATGATCGCAGATTTAGAAAGCCTTGAAAAACGCACGGTTGCTTTACAAAAAAGAGTACGTGGTAATGATAAAGAAGCGCAAGCAACTTTAGAATTAGTTGAACCGTTAATCAAAGCATTACAAGATGGTAAACCTGTTCGTGATGTGATTCCAGCAGGTGAAGAAAAAGCTATTGCTCGTTTGCAGCTCTTAACCAGCAAACCTGTTTTGTATGTATGTAATGTCGAAGAAGAATCCGCAGCAACAGGCAATTCATATTCAGAAAAAGTGCTAGAAATGGCAAAAGCACAAGGGGGTGAAGCTGTGATTGTTTCTGCTGATATCGAAGCAGAAGTTAGCCAATTAGGCAAAGAAGACCAAATGGAATTCCTCTCTGGTCTAGGTTTGGAAAATAGTGGCTTGGATCGTGTGATTGCAGCAGGCTATCATTTATTAAGTCTGATTACTTATTTTACCTGTGGTCCCAAAGAAACCAGAGCTTGGACTATTGTAAAAGGTACCAAAGCACCGCAAGCAGCAGCAGTTATTCATAATGATTTTGAACGCGGCTTTATCGCTTGTGAAACGGTTGCTTATGATGATTATGTGCAGTTCAAAGGCGAATCAGGCGCAAAAGAAGCTGGGAAAGCACGAGTTGAAGGTAAAGAATATATTGTTAAAGATGGTGACGTTTTACTCTTTCGTTTCAATGTATAA
- the pth gene encoding aminoacyl-tRNA hydrolase, which yields MLLWAGLGNPESGMQANRHNIGFMAVDRIAQCHGFSPWRKRFRGEVAEGNINGEKILLLKPMTYMNLSGESIQQAIAFYKIPLDNLVVFHDELDLSPGRVKIKKGGGAAGHNGLRSTDKMLSDQNYWRVRLGIGHPGDKAQVASYVLSNFSKKDQEWLDPFIDAVAKAAPLLVEEKMDGFMTKVSLLTKE from the coding sequence ATGTTACTGTGGGCTGGGCTTGGTAATCCTGAGTCTGGAATGCAGGCAAACCGCCATAATATTGGTTTTATGGCGGTCGATCGAATTGCGCAATGCCATGGTTTTTCACCATGGCGTAAGCGTTTTCGGGGTGAAGTTGCCGAAGGAAATATTAACGGGGAAAAAATCCTCTTATTAAAACCAATGACCTATATGAATCTTTCTGGGGAAAGTATTCAACAAGCGATTGCTTTTTATAAAATTCCCTTGGACAATCTAGTCGTTTTTCATGATGAGCTTGATTTATCCCCTGGTCGTGTAAAAATTAAAAAAGGTGGCGGTGCTGCTGGGCATAATGGATTACGCTCAACGGATAAAATGTTAAGTGATCAAAATTATTGGCGTGTGCGTTTAGGAATTGGTCATCCTGGTGACAAGGCACAAGTAGCCAGCTATGTATTAAGTAATTTTTCAAAAAAAGATCAGGAATGGTTGGATCCATTTATTGATGCGGTTGCCAAAGCAGCACCGTTATTAGTAGAAGAAAAAATGGATGGATTTATGACCAAAGTCTCTTTGTTAACGAAGGAATAA
- a CDS encoding 50S ribosomal protein L25/general stress protein Ctc: protein MAAKKFVELNVAVRAKAGKGAARATRRDGLVPGVVYGGKSEPVMIAIDPRLIMRELHGSWRSQLYQIVVDGKKTSVALMRAVQMHPVTDRPLHVDFQRMIAGQQIRVEIPVHFVGEDECPGFKRDGVLNTVYHSVEINCDVDHIPEAFTADLSGLDIHDTISWSQLKGTENVTHTNQNEEDFVIATISPPTVAVEVEDETAEGEEAEAASEEKASEE, encoded by the coding sequence GTGGCAGCGAAGAAATTTGTAGAGTTAAATGTTGCAGTGCGTGCGAAGGCTGGTAAGGGGGCAGCGCGCGCAACACGTCGTGATGGTCTAGTCCCTGGCGTGGTATATGGTGGTAAATCTGAACCTGTAATGATTGCGATTGATCCACGTTTAATTATGCGTGAATTGCATGGTTCTTGGCGTTCTCAATTATATCAAATTGTTGTTGATGGTAAAAAAACATCTGTTGCTTTGATGCGTGCGGTTCAAATGCACCCTGTTACAGATCGTCCATTACACGTCGATTTCCAACGTATGATTGCTGGTCAACAAATTCGTGTTGAAATTCCTGTTCACTTTGTTGGTGAAGATGAATGCCCAGGCTTTAAACGTGATGGTGTATTGAATACAGTATATCACTCTGTTGAAATTAACTGTGATGTAGACCATATCCCAGAAGCATTTACTGCGGATCTCTCTGGTTTAGATATTCATGATACGATCAGCTGGTCACAATTAAAGGGAACAGAAAACGTTACCCACACCAATCAAAATGAAGAAGATTTTGTGATTGCTACTATTTCTCCTCCAACCGTTGCTGTTGAAGTAGAAGACGAAACAGCCGAAGGTGAAGAAGCGGAAGCAGCTTCTGAAGAAAAAGCATCTGAAGAATAA
- a CDS encoding histidine phosphatase family protein gives MSALLTRPYWYLRHGQTDWNARNLSQGRTDIPLNTVGLSQAVVAGSAIANHWDHLELPITQIVSSPLGRARKTAEMTADIIHKKTGINLPIELDDGLKEVCFGVEEAQPMGPWYDDWIAGTFTPENAEPFAVLCNRIAEAVNRSICKAQNGTVLIVAHGGVFRALRCLMGLKVNVRLANAQPMCARPPANGGKAWELHALDLE, from the coding sequence ATGTCTGCTTTATTGACTCGTCCATACTGGTATCTGCGTCACGGTCAAACAGATTGGAATGCACGCAATTTATCACAGGGCAGAACGGATATTCCTTTAAATACGGTGGGTTTGTCTCAGGCTGTGGTTGCGGGCAGTGCGATTGCGAATCATTGGGATCATTTAGAGTTACCCATTACTCAGATTGTAAGTTCTCCTTTGGGGCGTGCACGTAAAACAGCTGAAATGACAGCGGATATTATTCATAAAAAAACAGGCATCAACTTACCGATAGAGCTTGATGATGGTTTAAAAGAAGTCTGCTTTGGCGTTGAAGAAGCCCAGCCAATGGGACCATGGTATGACGATTGGATTGCGGGGACGTTTACGCCTGAAAATGCGGAACCTTTTGCGGTTTTATGTAATCGTATTGCAGAGGCAGTGAATCGGTCTATTTGTAAAGCACAAAATGGAACCGTTTTAATTGTTGCGCATGGTGGTGTGTTCCGAGCATTGCGTTGCTTGATGGGGTTAAAAGTGAATGTCCGTTTAGCGAATGCCCAACCCATGTGTGCACGACCTCCTGCAAATGGAGGAAAGGCCTGGGAGCTGCATGCGTTGGATTTAGAGTAA
- a CDS encoding ribose-phosphate pyrophosphokinase has protein sequence MKIISGNGNRLLAEAVAAELKMPLCDASVQRFADKEVFVEIYENVRGEDIFAVQSTSYPTNDNLMELLIMLDALRRGSARRITAVMPYFGYARQDRKSGPRTPISAKLVANLLVEAGASRILTLDLHAGQIQGFFDIPVDNLYAAPLFTQDIKKKYAGKSNLMVVSPDVGGVVRARQLAKRLDVDLAIIDKRRERAGVSEVMNVIGNVEGRHCILVDDIIDSGGSLCNAAQALINAGAEGTDAYVTHGVLSGGAAERVQNSVLGELVITDSILKTDAVRAVAKIRQISLNQLLARAIRAVADESSVSSLFD, from the coding sequence ATGAAAATTATTTCTGGGAATGGTAATCGTTTATTGGCAGAGGCTGTTGCTGCAGAGTTAAAAATGCCTTTATGCGATGCTTCTGTACAGCGTTTTGCAGATAAAGAAGTATTTGTCGAGATTTATGAAAATGTGCGTGGCGAAGATATTTTTGCTGTGCAAAGTACCAGTTATCCAACCAATGATAATTTGATGGAATTGCTGATTATGTTGGATGCGTTACGCAGAGGCTCTGCCCGACGTATTACTGCCGTGATGCCGTATTTTGGTTATGCGCGTCAAGATCGTAAATCAGGTCCCAGAACCCCGATCAGTGCAAAACTGGTTGCGAATTTGTTGGTTGAGGCAGGGGCAAGTCGTATTTTGACCCTGGATTTGCATGCTGGGCAAATCCAAGGTTTTTTTGATATTCCTGTAGATAATCTTTACGCAGCTCCATTATTTACCCAAGATATTAAGAAAAAATATGCTGGCAAAAGCAATTTGATGGTTGTTTCCCCTGATGTTGGTGGAGTGGTCAGAGCTCGACAATTGGCAAAACGATTGGATGTTGATTTGGCAATTATTGATAAAAGAAGGGAACGGGCAGGCGTATCCGAAGTGATGAACGTGATTGGTAATGTTGAAGGTCGCCATTGTATTTTAGTGGATGATATTATTGATAGTGGTGGATCTCTTTGTAATGCGGCTCAGGCATTAATTAATGCAGGGGCAGAGGGAACGGATGCTTATGTAACGCATGGTGTATTATCGGGCGGTGCCGCAGAGAGAGTACAAAATTCTGTGCTAGGGGAATTGGTGATAACTGATAGCATTTTAAAGACAGATGCAGTTCGTGCAGTGGCAAAGATTCGTCAAATCTCGTTAAATCAATTATTGGCCAGAGCCATTCGTGCGGTTGCGGATGAAAGTTCTGTTTCTTCTTTGTTCGATTAA